In Parageobacillus sp. KH3-4, the genomic window CAACCGAACTAAAACCTTTCACAACCCCCATCGCAGACCAATAACCCAGTTCAGCCATCTTTCGCGAGGGAGAATGAATGCCCATTTCATCACGAAACGCTCTTTCTACTGCTCTCGCTAATTCTTTAGCTTCTGCTGAAACGTCTTCTTTTCTGCTTCTCATTCCTAAGATGAAATTACCTGCGAATGCGCTACCGAAGCTTGTTCCATTACCTACTGCTTGTAGAGTAGGTTGATAAAGGTTTTTGCTAATCCATGGATGAATATCTATTGACGTATTATTTATACCCAACCCGATATTTTTGGCATATGCTGAGCCAAATGGCTGACCATTCCCGACTGCTTGAAGCATTGGTTGATAAAGTCTTGTTGAAATCCAAGAATGGATATCAGTTTGTACTTGTTCCATTCCGATTACAAAGTTTTGAGCAAAAGCCCAACCGAAAGACTTAGCATTACCCACTGCCTGCAATATCGGATTGTATATTTTCTCAGATATCCAGTTGAAAGGTGTTTGTTTCGCTGAATTTATTCCGATCAAAAAGGCTGCAGCAAAGGCTTGACCAAATTTTTGAGCATTCCCAACAGCCTGATTCAAAGGTTGATAGATTTTAGTCTGTAGAAAACCTTGCATGTCAACATTTTGGGGTATTGCTGCGTTTGCAGGTTTAGGAGAATCCTCTTTTTGGCTGAATTTACCTCCTATCCATCCTCCTAGTTTTTCAAATAAATAACCACCTAAGGCCGCACCTCCGATTGTTCCAAGTGGACCTAAAAAACTGCCAAGTGTTCCACCGATTACAGATCCGAAAGTTCCGCCTATAGCTTTCCCTTTCCCTTTTGCTCCCTTTGCAGTAAGGATTTCTAAGCCACTTAATGCAATACCTAGAAAAGGAATCTTTTTAGATATACCAGATCCCAATTTTGATATTTTTGGGAATCTCAGTTTTTTACTAGACTTGTTTTGCCGCGTCATTAATTGCTTCATATGATCGTCATATGACATAGATGAAGAAGAAGGAGATTTTTTGTTATTTCGGTTTGGCCATTTTTCTTTTAAGGATTTTCCTTTTTCCCATGCGTTTTTTCCTAATTTCCAGGCTCCTTTCGCTCCTTTTAAGACAGGAGATAATAACATACTTCCGATCGCGACTCCTAAAAGAGTAGATACCGCAGCTCCTCCTATTGAACCGATACTAGGATTCTTAAAGGCTTCCTTCCACATACCACCTATGGATTCTAAGCCTTTTTGAACCCCATTTGTTATGCCTTTGAAAATGGCTTCTCCCATGAAAATGCCAACATCTTCTGCCCAAGGTTTTCCTGACGAATTCCACCAGTTATCGAAAGATGGTTTACCTTTATCGTTCCACCATTGATTGATGTCTCCGAGGACAAGTTTCACTTTCCCTTCAAAGTCAAGGTTTTTAAATTTCGGATCGCTTAGATATTTATCTAACCTTTTTACGGCTGTATGAGCTTTTTCGACACCCCACACGATACCGTCACTTAAAACCTTTCCGAAATTGTTAAAAGCTTCACCATTTACAATTTTGGTTAGATCATCAATAAGAGGCTTGGAAGCTTCCAGCCCCCTTTTCCCAAATTCAGTAAACTTCAATTTTGTACTATCAATTAATTTTTGCCAACGAACATAGCCGGTTTCGTTCATTCTGTTTAGATATTCTTGGCTGTATCCCATTTTGTTTAATAGTTGGTCTAATTTCTCAAGTTTTTTCTGTAAAGTTGGAGCTGCTTTGATAGATTCAAGCATTGTTTTCGGTAAATTAAATCTTTCAGCCAAACTGATCATGTCACCGGACAATGCTTCGCGTATAGCAAAAGATGCACCTTCCATGCCTTCTAAAGGATTAGATGCTGCTAATCTTTCAGTGATTTTTACCGCGTATTTCAATTCGTCTAGGTTTTTCGTTAAAGGTACATAAGCTCGACCGGATCCAAAAAAGTCTTCTTGGCTGAACATAGAATTAGCCCCGGCTTTGTTCAGAAAGTCAAAGAATTTTTTTGCTGCTTTTTGATTTTCTCCAAAAAGGCTAGTCACTTGAACTTGTGCCATTTCCATTTTTGCAGCAGCCCCGATTGTTGCTTCGGTTAAACTTTTTACGCCAGCAACTGAAAGCCCAATTGTCACCATGCCTGGTAGGCTCGTTAGAGAATTACGAACTGCACCAATGGTTCTAGACGCCATGTCTACACCCTTTATAGTCACACTCCTACTTGTTGAGGCTAAACGGTCAACAGAATTTGCGATGTGTCCTATTGTTTTCGAAGCTTTGTCCGCTGCTCTAATTAAAATGGGTTTATCGGATTCTTCCTTAAGTTTTTTAAAATCACCTGTAATAGCCTTGAGTTTCCTACTCATTCGGTCCTGCATGTCAAATAAGGTAGTTAATCGTGGCATCTTTTATTTCCCTCCTTTCTCTAGTTTTTTTAATTCTTTTGCAAGTTGCTCAAGTTTTATCTCAATGGAAGCGTAATAAAACGCTTTTTCGTTTCTCGGTGCATAGAATACTTCTTTTAACTGTGATGGGGAATAGCGGAGTTCGTGCATGCAGTAATGCAAATAAACTGCATCACGATCTCCTTGTTCAATTAGTTTTTTGCTTCATCCACCAATTCATCAAAACTATCATCAAATCCATTGATTCTTAATGCCGCTTCAATCCATGCGCTATATTCTCCACCGATAGAAAGGACACGTTTAGCTACCTCAACAGGGTCTTCTGTTTTGTACGACTTTCTCATTTCCTCAGATTTAAAATCAGGAAAGACAGTGGACTCAATAGCCATACGAGCGTAAAAACGGGAAGTATCAAGACGCTCACCGACTTTTTTTCCGTTTTTCATGACAGGTTTCATACAACTTTTTTCTAGCTCTTCAATTTCCTCAGTTTTCATCGGTTTCATGATAAATGGGATGACCTTCCCGTCTCTATCTACATAGCGCTTCGATACAATCACTTCTTCCTCTTCTACCGGTTTTGCATTACCTGCCAAGAAAAAGCTGATATCACGTTCTGCCATTTCATCATCTCTCCTTTAAATTGTAGTTTGTTGTAACAGAAAAAGGGACGACTTAAAAATCATCCCGTAACGATTGTGGTAAGTCAGCATCTTCAAATGTGAAAGGAATTTCTTCCTCCAGTGCTTCTGAATCAACATCCAGACCGGCTACCTTTACACTGTCAAAGTTCACATCATATAGTGTTACACGTTCAGTTCCTCGCCCAGAACTTTTATCATCTAAAACCCCCTGAAAAGTAAAATACTTATCTTCACCAGTTTTTATATAATCAAGCATGATCCGGACAAATTTTGATGTAACCTTGTAAAATGTAGCCGTCCCGGTCCCTTTTGCACCGGTTGTCTTATGACCAGTCATTCGCCGACCCATGATATTGACTTCAGATTTATTTTTTTCAATCGTCGCTTCAAATTTTTTGATATATGCTAACTCTTCTCCATCAAGAAAAAGTCGTCCTTCCTTTCCACTGATCGTATTCTGAGCACGAAAAGCCATCTATCGCACCTCCACTCCAAAATAAAACTTCTCCGTACTGTCTATCGGTTGAACTCCAATATTGATATAGAACCCG contains:
- a CDS encoding transglycosylase SLT domain-containing protein, with product MPRLTTLFDMQDRMSRKLKAITGDFKKLKEESDKPILIRAADKASKTIGHIANSVDRLASTSRSVTIKGVDMASRTIGAVRNSLTSLPGMVTIGLSVAGVKSLTEATIGAAAKMEMAQVQVTSLFGENQKAAKKFFDFLNKAGANSMFSQEDFFGSGRAYVPLTKNLDELKYAVKITERLAASNPLEGMEGASFAIREALSGDMISLAERFNLPKTMLESIKAAPTLQKKLEKLDQLLNKMGYSQEYLNRMNETGYVRWQKLIDSTKLKFTEFGKRGLEASKPLIDDLTKIVNGEAFNNFGKVLSDGIVWGVEKAHTAVKRLDKYLSDPKFKNLDFEGKVKLVLGDINQWWNDKGKPSFDNWWNSSGKPWAEDVGIFMGEAIFKGITNGVQKGLESIGGMWKEAFKNPSIGSIGGAAVSTLLGVAIGSMLLSPVLKGAKGAWKLGKNAWEKGKSLKEKWPNRNNKKSPSSSSMSYDDHMKQLMTRQNKSSKKLRFPKISKLGSGISKKIPFLGIALSGLEILTAKGAKGKGKAIGGTFGSVIGGTLGSFLGPLGTIGGAALGGYLFEKLGGWIGGKFSQKEDSPKPANAAIPQNVDMQGFLQTKIYQPLNQAVGNAQKFGQAFAAAFLIGINSAKQTPFNWISEKIYNPILQAVGNAKSFGWAFAQNFVIGMEQVQTDIHSWISTRLYQPMLQAVGNGQPFGSAYAKNIGLGINNTSIDIHPWISKNLYQPTLQAVGNGTSFGSAFAGNFILGMRSRKEDVSAEAKELARAVERAFRDEMGIHSPSRKMAELGYWSAMGVVKGFSSVDIKKFIENNIASISGAYGGKLSSNVSNWLAMALMATGTSLSWLPGLMKLVQAESGGNPLARNPMPVGGEHATGLLQTLPSTFRVYMQPGMGNILNPIHNAAAAIRYIKSRYGSVYNTPLFRGGRYAGYEKGGIINRQHLAMVGERNKKEAIIPLEQHRNRALGLLQYTAQKLGVQPQTLPSETVQVASGASNVRSSVRGMIGDIIVQITGDNHYSNDMDAEKVAQIAVKAVKKALEQEYFEGGAMAIYE
- a CDS encoding phage portal protein; the protein is MAERDISFFLAGNAKPVEEEEVIVSKRYVDRDGKVIPFIMKPMKTEEIEELEKSCMKPVMKNGKKVGERLDTSRFYARMAIESTVFPDFKSEEMRKSYKTEDPVEVAKRVLSIGGEYSAWIEAALRINGFDDSFDELVDEAKN
- a CDS encoding phage tail tube protein yields the protein MAFRAQNTISGKEGRLFLDGEELAYIKKFEATIEKNKSEVNIMGRRMTGHKTTGAKGTGTATFYKVTSKFVRIMLDYIKTGEDKYFTFQGVLDDKSSGRGTERVTLYDVNFDSVKVAGLDVDSEALEEEIPFTFEDADLPQSLRDDF